Sequence from the Rhodococcus jostii RHA1 genome:
GTAGGCCGTGTACCAGGCCGGGTTCTCGATGATGTTCCGGATCAGGACCGGCGGGGTGAGGGTGTCGTAGTAGCCGAGACCGATCATGGACGTCGCCACGGTGTTCTGCGCGGCGAGTGTGGACAGTTCGGCGAGCGCTTCGTGCTCGGACACCGGCGCGGGCAGTGCGTCGAGGCCGTCGGCGATGCCGGCCGTGACCCCGTCCAGGATGACGGCGGGGACGGCCTTCGACGCGAGGTCGTCGAGCGAATCGGCTCCGACCAGTTCGAGAATGTGCGCGAGTTCCGCAGCGTTCGGGCCGACATGACGATCGGCGAATGTACGGCTTCCAGCGTCGATCACGACAACTCCCAAGCAGTTCGCAGGATCAGGACACGCCCCGCGTAGCGGAACGTCCCTCCCCCTCTGTCGCCTGCTCGAGTCGAGCGCCTGAGAGATTCGGTACCGTCGTTCGCGGTTGAAGACGGCCCTTTCCCCGTGGGCGGGTGGGTGCTCCCACCGCTTTCCAGAGACGTCGGAGCCCGCACGGTCCTGTCTGCCTGAGAGATTGACGGGGAGGTGTTGCTCCTTCGGCGCCCGAACTCCTGCACACACGATGTTTCTGTGCTTGCAGTGCCCGGAACTCTCCCGCACGGCGTCGACGCACCGCCAGTCTATGTCACGGCTACGGATGGCGGCGCAGGCAGCGCCGCGCTCCGATGGAGGCGGGCTAGCCCGTCTTGCGGCTCGCGCGGTTCTTGCGCCGCGACGCCAGTTCGTCCTCGGGGCTCTGCTCGCTCGCGCCGCCATCGGCGCGCTCGGCCGGGAAATCGGCGATGGTGCCGGTCAGTTCGCGCATCGCACCGCTCACCGCGATACCGAAGACGCCCTGCCCGCCCTGGAGCAGATCGACGACCTCTTCGGGGGACGTGCACTCGTAGACCGTGGTCCCGTCCGAGAATAGTGTGATCTTCGCCAAGTCCCGCACTCCGCGCTTACGGAGGTGGTCGACGGCCACGCGGATGTTCTGCAAGGATATTCCGGTGTCGAGCAGACGCTTGACGATCTTGAGGACGAGGATGTCTTTGAACGAGTACAGCCGTTGGCTGCCCGAACCTGCTGCGCCACGAATGGACGGCACGACGAGCGAAGTGCGAGCCCAGTAATCGAGCTGGCGGTAGGTGATTCCCGCGATCTGGCAGGCGATGGGGACGCGGTATCCGACGAGGTCGTCGGGCACGGAATCGTCCGGGAAGAGGCCCGGTTGGATCTCCTCGGAGCTGAATTCGGACTCGGCAACGTTGTCGCCGGGCGCAAGATTCAGCGCATTCTCCTGCGGCCGATCTCCCACTGACTACTCCCTCTCGCATGTTGCACTGAACCCGACGATCAGTGCGCCTGTGACGCGCGTCGCCAGTGCCCGCGGCACAGCCACAGCACATCGAGCGGCGCAAGCGCCACCAGTGACATCGAGCAAGCCCGTACCCTGAACCTACTCAGCGTACGCCCGATAGAATCTGCAGGGCAGAAAATCACTGCACTGAACGCTATGACTCCGAAGAGACGGGGTCAACGCAACGCGCCGGAGGAACCTCAACCGTTACTCCGCGCCCGAGGCTTTTCCGAGGGTGCAACCTAGCCGTCGGTGGCCTTGAAATCGTCCGGCGACACGGACTCGAGGAATTCCTTGAACTTCTCGACCTCGTCCTCGCGCTCGTCGGGCATGACCAGACCGGCCTCCGTGAGCACCGATTCCTCGGCGAAGATCGGCACCCCGATCCGCAGTGCGATGGCGATGGAGTCGGACGGGCGGGCCGAGACGCGGGTGTTCTGGTCGAACACGAGGTCGGCATAGAACGTGCCCTCGCGCAGGTCGACGATGCGAACTTCCTTCAAGGTGCGACCGAAGGCTTCGATCAGGTTCTTGATGAGATCGTGGGTCAGCGGACGCGCCGGCTCGACGCCCTGCTGTTCGAGTGCGATCGCGGTGGCCTCGGTCTGGCCGATCCAGATGGGCAGGTACCGCTCGCCGTCGGTTTCACGCAACAGCAGAACAGGTTGACTTTGGGGTTGCTCGACACGAACTCCGATCACGTGCATTTCGCTCATCGCGTCTGCCTCCACCCTGCAATGGTCCGTCCGCGGCACACAATGCCGTACCAGGATTCTATTCGATTCGTGTCTGCTCTTCGACCGTACAGCCGTTCGAGCGCAGCGTCGTTGGGAAGTGGGGACGGTCGGCGAGTTCACCTCACCGATCGAGCGCACCCCGGACTGCCGACTTCACCAGGCAGGTGTGCAACGTCAGAGACAAGGCGGCCAGTTCGCGCACCATCTCCTCGGCGCGATCACGTGCGCCGGCGTCGCGGCCCTTGGCGACGGGCCCGGCGATCTGCGCGACCAGCCCGGCCTCGCGGTCGGCCGCCAGCTTGAACGCCCTCAGGTGCCGCACTTCGAGTCCGAACTCGGACATCGCCCTCGCGGTGCGCGCCAGTGTCACCGCGTCTTCGTCGAAGAACCCTGCCGGCCCGGGAACGACCAGGCCTCCGCGGGTCAGTTCGCCGAGGAACTTGTCGTCGATCCCCGCCCGGGCGATCAGATCGTCGCGGCTGATCCGCACCTCGCGGTCGGTGAGGAACTCCTCCGGGGACACCTCGCCCGGGGCCACCGTGAGCGTGCGCGGCCGGCGCGGCGAAGAATCGCCTGCGCCGACCGTGGCCACACCTCTGTCGATGGCCTCGAGCTGCTCCTTGATGACCTTCAGCGGCAGATACTGATCCCGCTGCGCAGTGAGGACATAGCGCAGACGTTCACAGTCGGCGATCGAGAATCGCCGATACCCCGACGGAGTGCGCTGGGGGCTGATGAGACCCTCGGCTTCGAGGAATCGGATCTTCGAGATCGTCACATCAGGAAAATCGGGGCGGAGTCGATCCAGCACGGAGCCGATCGACATCCCCGATTGCGCCTGCTGCTGCCGCACCGCGGTCATTGGCTACCCGCACCAGCTGACGTCTCACCGATCTGCGAGCCACCGGCAGTGGTCCGGGGTCCGGTCAGAAAGACCAGTCGGAACTTGCCGATCTGGACCTCGTCACCGTTCGCCAGGACGGCCGAGTCGACCGGTTCCCGGTTGACGTAGGTGCCGTTGAGGCTGCCGACGTCGACCACCTGGAACTCGTCGTCCTCCTGACGGAACTCCGCATGACGACGGCTGACGGTCACGTCGTCGAGGAAGATGTCGCTGTCGGGATGCCGTCCCGCGGACGTCGTCGGCTGGTCGAGCAGGAAGCGCGACCCTGCGTTCGGTCCACGCTTGACGACGAGCAGAGCAGAGCCCGCGGGCAGTCCCTCCACACCCGACACCGGAGCTTCCGGAGCCTGGGTTGCCGAGGAGTTGTCGAGCTCATTGAGAAAGTCCGCGCGGAAGACCGACGTGGTTTCCGCCGGCGTCTCCCCATAGACCGCGTCGTTGCCGTTCTCGCTCACCGTTTCTCCTCCTAGTTCGATCATCCAGCAAGATTCGCTGGACTACGCAATGCCACTCGGTACTACATAATTCGGTTCCCGTGCACATTAACTTCTGTGCAAACTCCCACGATCACATTCAAACTACGGACCTGCGCCCCGACACGGCACATGCGTTCAACATCGACCGTACCCTGCGCACGCCGGTGCGTGTAGTGAGACAGGCCGCCAGCACATTACGAACCGGTATTCCGACAGCGGATTTTTCCGGCAACCCGGTTTTCCGGGCTGTCGGCACCTTCCGAACTTATCCGATTACCGCTTCGCGTGTTCTCGGGAAATTATCCTGCCGTGATGTCTGCATAGCCGGCGGCGTCCAGCATTTCGGCCAGTGCCGCGTCGAGGGTCGCCTCGTCGTCGACACCGAGGTCCACCAGCCACCCCTGCCCGTAGGGCGCGGAGTTCACAAGTTCCGGGTTGCCGTCCAGATCGGCATTGGCGGCAACGACTTTCGCCGTCAGCGGGGCGAAGATGTCGGAGACGCTCTTGGTGGATTCCACCTCGCCGAACGATTCGCCCGCCGTCACGGCCTCGTCGACCGCCGGAAGCTGGACGAACACGACGTCGCCGAGCTGGGACTGCGCGAAATCGGTGATGCCGACGCGTACCGTCGTGGGCCCCGTCCGCTCGACCCACTCGTGTTCGGCGGTGTACCGACGATCGGCGGGGATTTCGAGCTCACTCACAGTGGCTTCCTTTCGATGGCAATCCGCGGGCGGATGCGAAGATCAATTTCCGGGCTGAGCGTATTGGCGAGGTTTCGCCTCCCGCAAGGCGGAGATCGTGACCTGCTGCGATTGTTCGATCGTCAGCTGTCCGCCGCTGCGCGCGACCGTGTCGACCACCCCGCCGGGAATGTTCAGGGCCGCCGCCAGAGTCGGCGGATCACCGATGGCGACCACCCCGTAGGGGGCGTTCACCTTCCGGCCGTCCACCGACACGCCGCCGGCCGAACCGGACACCCAGGAGTCGACGCCGATCCGGATGGGCGGGCCGTCCGCACCCTGGATCTGGACGGCTTCGGCACCGGCGGCACGCAATTCCTGCACGAGGTCGAGCAGGACCTCGGAGCCGACTCCCTTGTTGGGGTCGGTGATGCGCATCGTCACCCCGGGGCCGGTGGCCGGTGCGCTGCCGACCTGGATCGACAGCGCCGTCAACCGGGCCTGCGCCTCGTCGAGTGCCGCCCCGGAACTGCCGCTCTGTTGCAACGTTGCCAAGGTCTGTTCCAGCGATGCGATCTCCTGCCGCAGGGCCGCCTCCCGCTGGTTCAGCGTGTCCAGGACGACCAGGAGATCGGCCGGGCTCGCCGAGTCGAGGGTGTCGCCGGACCCGGTGTTCTTCACCTGCGTGACGATCGCGATTCCCAGCCCACCGAGCAGGAGCGCGGCCAGCAGCGCGAAGACGACGTGCGATCGCTGCGACGTCGCCGGTTCGTTCCCGTGCAGTTCGTGTCTGCCCTCGTGTCCGCTCACGCCGCGATCACGCCCCGAACAGACGTCGCCGGAGCGCGGCCGCGTTGCCGAAGATGCGGATTCCGAGCACGACGACGATCGCGGTGGACAGCTGGGTTCCCACACCGAGTTGGTCACCGAGCCACACGATCAGGGCGGCCACCAGGACGTTGAACACGAACGAGACGACGAACACCTTCGAGTCGAAGATCTCGTCGAGGTACGCGCGCAGTCCGCCGAACACCGCGTCGAGCGCGGCGACGACGGCGATGGGCAGGTAGGGCTGCACGGCGTCGGGCACTTGCGGGCTGAACACCACTCCCAGCACGATGCCCACGATCAGGGCGAGCACCCCGTAGATCGCGGATCCGCCCTTCAGTGCTGCCTTCATTCGTGTGACGCCTCCATTCGACTCCGCCGTTGTCATCGTGTTCCCACTTCCCTGGCTGCCCGCACTTCCCGCGCCGGGGCGGCCGGCAAGTGGAGATCGTCGGCCTCCGCCACCGCGAAGCCGATGCCGTACAACTGCGCCACGCTGGACATCCGCAGATAGGCGTCGCTCACCACGAATCCGGTCTGCATCGGCCCCTGCGGGCCGATCGCCGAGACCACGTACGGCGAGAACACCGGCTGATTGTCCACGAGCATCGCGCCACCCGCCTGGCGGATCGTCACCGACGGGCCGATCCGCACGTCGCCGACCGCGATGGCCTCGGCGCCGCTCGCCCACAGCGAATTGACCACCGACTGGAGGTCGCGGTCGAGCACCACGGCCTTCCCCCCGACACTGCGCTGGGACGAGTCGGACAGGTTGGGCTTGGCCGCGGGGTCCGTCAACGTCACGGTCAGGCCGGGACCGTGCACGGCCTCGACTCCGGCGTCCCCCTCGAGGCCGCGAAGCTCGTCGAGCAGTGCCGCACCTCGGGCGTCACCGGCCAGCGCGGTGGCGCGCGCGTCGTCGGTCTGTGTCGACAGCGTGTCCCGGGTTGCGGCGAGGGCGCCCGCCCGATCCTGGGCGTCCTGCACCTTGCTCAGCAGTTCGGTCCGCACCTGCTCGGTGCCGGGGATGCGTTCGGTGGCCTGCCGGTAGGCGACCGACAGCACCAGCCCGACGAGCAGCGCGCCGATCGCGATCCACACCTGCTGACCGACCCGCGTCTGTCGTGAATGTCCCTGCTCACGATCGTCGGCCGCACCCTCGTACCCGGGGTCCAGGTGGTCGTTCATCAGGGACCGCAGCAGGGACGGCACCGGATTCCTGCGAATGCCGGAATCTGTCCGTTTCATCACTGGACCTCGCGTTCCTCGCCGCCCGGTCCTCGCACGGGAACGGTGCGCGCGACGGTCAGCGCGTTCACGGTGTAGAGCAGCCCGGTCCACACGTAGAGCACCGTGCCCCAGATCAGGAGCGCGGCGCCGAGCGGCTGCGCCACGGTCGCGATGCTCCAGTCGCCGTGCGCCGCGAGGGTCATCGGCAGCGCGAACATCAGCAGGAACGTGGCACCCTTGCCGAGGTACATCACGTCGGGGGGAGGGAGACCGCGCCGTCGGTAGATGACCAGCGTGAGCGCGAGAACGGCGTCGCGGCCGATCAGGATCGCCGCCACCCACCACGGGATGAATCCGCGCAGGACGAACGTCACCAGCGTCGTGACGACGTAGAGGCGATCGACGAAGGGGTCGAGCAGCGCACCCAGCTTCGACGACTGGTCGAGGATCCGCGCCAGCTTGCCGTCGAGCCAGTCGGTGAAGCCGCTGATCATGAGGATCGCGAGTGCCCACCCGTCGGAGTGGGTGACGAGCAGCAGGTACACGAACAGCGGCACGCCGAGGAGTCGAACCACGCTCAGGAGGTTCGGGACGGTCACGATCCGGTCCGACCGCGCAGTGTCCCGGTCCACCGAATTCACCAAAATCTCCCCAGCGTCGAGTGCGGACCTGTTTTCGGGCGCTCGTCGCACCGCTCTCGCCACTCTTCCACAACCGGGATGGTGTTCAGTCGATCCTCTCGTCCGTCCGGCCGTGTCACTCGCCCCGCGCAACGTCCGGTCGTGGTGGGGCCGGTACGCGTGCGACGGCGTCCGCGGTCAGACTTCCCAGGTACAGCCACCCGTCGTGCTCCCGCACACCTGTGACGGGGGAATAGCTGCCCTTGCCTCCGCGCAGGCTGTGCACGATCTCGCCGCGGTGATCGAGGGCGATCACCCAGCCGGCGTGCTCCGGATTCGGTTGCACGGCCTCCGGCAGGTTCGCCGCGACGATCCGCAGCGTCGGGTACGGCGCGAGCAGGTCGAGCAACCGCATCCGCGGGCTGTAGAGCGCCACCCAGAACAGGCCGTCCCGTGTCTGGGACGTCATGTTGTCCGGTATGCCGGGCAGATTCGCGGCCCACACCGACGCCGCACCCTGCGACGGGCCGGTCAGGTCGACGCGGGAGATCTGGTACGAGCCGGTCTCGGCGACGAGAACGAACGACTCGTCCGAGGCCAGTCCCACGCCGTTGGCGAACTGCAGCCCCTCGGCCAGGAGGTCGGTCTCCCCCGTCCGCGGGTCCAGACGCAGCAGGCGGCCGGTCCCGCGGTGCTCGAGAAGGTCGTAGCGGTGGTCGGCGATCGTGAAGTGCGCCGAGGAGTCGGTGAAGTACACGATGCCGTCCCTGCCGACCGCCGAGTTGTTGCACGCCACGAGCGGGCGCCCGGCCGCGGCGTCGGCGAGCACGTCGACGCGTCCCTGGTCGTCGACTCGCAGCACACCGCGCTCGGCGTCGCAGATCAGGAACCGGCCGTCGTCGAGTATCTCGACCCCGAGAGGCCGCCCGTGGGTGTTCGCGAGTTCGGTGGCGTGTCCGTGGCCGTCGAACCGCCAGATCCGGCCGTCGTTGCCTCCGGTGACCACCCGGCCGTCGTGATCGACGGCGACGTCCTCCGGGCCTTCTCCGGCGGGGAGCGTCCAGCGGTGCGCGTCGTCGAGCATCCCGTTCGGCGCGAGCACTCCCGTCGGTGGTGGTGGCGGCGGGGCGTGCCAGACGGTGGGGTCGACACCGGTGCGGTCGAGCTTGCGGGCGAGAGACTCGAAGAAGGTCACGAACTGTGAGATTAGTCGCGTCCCCCGCTGGACGTGGTTCCGCTAACGCCAGGCGAAGACCGGCTGGTCGAAACCGTCGATCCGCGTGTGCCTGCCGTGCAGTGCGACCTCCCGGAACTGGAACACGACCGCGCCGGTGGGGGCGTGCACGAGGTGACGGCGGAACGGCCATTGGATCACCGGTTTCGACGATTCGGGGATCTCGACGAACCGCGGCTCCGCGTCGATCTCGGGAACGCCCAC
This genomic interval carries:
- the gcvH gene encoding glycine cleavage system protein GcvH translates to MSELEIPADRRYTAEHEWVERTGPTTVRVGITDFAQSQLGDVVFVQLPAVDEAVTAGESFGEVESTKSVSDIFAPLTAKVVAANADLDGNPELVNSAPYGQGWLVDLGVDDEATLDAALAEMLDAAGYADITAG
- a CDS encoding MerR family transcriptional regulator; protein product: MGDRPQENALNLAPGDNVAESEFSSEEIQPGLFPDDSVPDDLVGYRVPIACQIAGITYRQLDYWARTSLVVPSIRGAAGSGSQRLYSFKDILVLKIVKRLLDTGISLQNIRVAVDHLRKRGVRDLAKITLFSDGTTVYECTSPEEVVDLLQGGQGVFGIAVSGAMRELTGTIADFPAERADGGASEQSPEDELASRRKNRASRKTG
- a CDS encoding CDP-alcohol phosphatidyltransferase family protein — its product is MNSVDRDTARSDRIVTVPNLLSVVRLLGVPLFVYLLLVTHSDGWALAILMISGFTDWLDGKLARILDQSSKLGALLDPFVDRLYVVTTLVTFVLRGFIPWWVAAILIGRDAVLALTLVIYRRRGLPPPDVMYLGKGATFLLMFALPMTLAAHGDWSIATVAQPLGAALLIWGTVLYVWTGLLYTVNALTVARTVPVRGPGGEEREVQ
- a CDS encoding bifunctional nuclease family protein, translated to MSEMHVIGVRVEQPQSQPVLLLRETDGERYLPIWIGQTEATAIALEQQGVEPARPLTHDLIKNLIEAFGRTLKEVRIVDLREGTFYADLVFDQNTRVSARPSDSIAIALRIGVPIFAEESVLTEAGLVMPDEREDEVEKFKEFLESVSPDDFKATDG
- the garA gene encoding glycogen accumulation regulator GarA, which codes for MSENGNDAVYGETPAETTSVFRADFLNELDNSSATQAPEAPVSGVEGLPAGSALLVVKRGPNAGSRFLLDQPTTSAGRHPDSDIFLDDVTVSRRHAEFRQEDDEFQVVDVGSLNGTYVNREPVDSAVLANGDEVQIGKFRLVFLTGPRTTAGGSQIGETSAGAGSQ
- a CDS encoding DUF881 domain-containing protein, with the protein product MKRTDSGIRRNPVPSLLRSLMNDHLDPGYEGAADDREQGHSRQTRVGQQVWIAIGALLVGLVLSVAYRQATERIPGTEQVRTELLSKVQDAQDRAGALAATRDTLSTQTDDARATALAGDARGAALLDELRGLEGDAGVEAVHGPGLTVTLTDPAAKPNLSDSSQRSVGGKAVVLDRDLQSVVNSLWASGAEAIAVGDVRIGPSVTIRQAGGAMLVDNQPVFSPYVVSAIGPQGPMQTGFVVSDAYLRMSSVAQLYGIGFAVAEADDLHLPAAPAREVRAAREVGTR
- a CDS encoding MerR family transcriptional regulator, whose translation is MTAVRQQQAQSGMSIGSVLDRLRPDFPDVTISKIRFLEAEGLISPQRTPSGYRRFSIADCERLRYVLTAQRDQYLPLKVIKEQLEAIDRGVATVGAGDSSPRRPRTLTVAPGEVSPEEFLTDREVRISRDDLIARAGIDDKFLGELTRGGLVVPGPAGFFDEDAVTLARTARAMSEFGLEVRHLRAFKLAADREAGLVAQIAGPVAKGRDAGARDRAEEMVRELAALSLTLHTCLVKSAVRGALDR
- a CDS encoding DUF881 domain-containing protein, producing the protein MSGHEGRHELHGNEPATSQRSHVVFALLAALLLGGLGIAIVTQVKNTGSGDTLDSASPADLLVVLDTLNQREAALRQEIASLEQTLATLQQSGSSGAALDEAQARLTALSIQVGSAPATGPGVTMRITDPNKGVGSEVLLDLVQELRAAGAEAVQIQGADGPPIRIGVDSWVSGSAGGVSVDGRKVNAPYGVVAIGDPPTLAAALNIPGGVVDTVARSGGQLTIEQSQQVTISALREAKPRQYAQPGN
- a CDS encoding SMP-30/gluconolactonase/LRE family protein gives rise to the protein MTFFESLARKLDRTGVDPTVWHAPPPPPPTGVLAPNGMLDDAHRWTLPAGEGPEDVAVDHDGRVVTGGNDGRIWRFDGHGHATELANTHGRPLGVEILDDGRFLICDAERGVLRVDDQGRVDVLADAAAGRPLVACNNSAVGRDGIVYFTDSSAHFTIADHRYDLLEHRGTGRLLRLDPRTGETDLLAEGLQFANGVGLASDESFVLVAETGSYQISRVDLTGPSQGAASVWAANLPGIPDNMTSQTRDGLFWVALYSPRMRLLDLLAPYPTLRIVAANLPEAVQPNPEHAGWVIALDHRGEIVHSLRGGKGSYSPVTGVREHDGWLYLGSLTADAVARVPAPPRPDVARGE
- a CDS encoding small basic family protein, whose protein sequence is MKAALKGGSAIYGVLALIVGIVLGVVFSPQVPDAVQPYLPIAVVAALDAVFGGLRAYLDEIFDSKVFVVSFVFNVLVAALIVWLGDQLGVGTQLSTAIVVVLGIRIFGNAAALRRRLFGA